In Thioalkalivibrio paradoxus ARh 1, the following are encoded in one genomic region:
- a CDS encoding HPP family protein, with protein MNYWRKMLGTTRGSLPRVSNAEVFWSWCGAFIGIAAVGLVHQQFFDGTAYLLMISSFGASAVLLFGAPRSPLAQPRNLVGGHLLSALIGVAAFKLLGGQIWLAEAGAVATAIAAMHLTRTLHPPGGATALLAVMGGEQVHSLGFLFVLLPVAAGALILLAVAVLFNNLPKTRRYPEVWL; from the coding sequence ATGAACTACTGGCGCAAGATGCTCGGGACCACCCGGGGCAGCCTGCCGCGGGTCTCCAATGCCGAGGTGTTCTGGTCCTGGTGCGGAGCCTTCATCGGGATCGCGGCGGTTGGACTGGTGCACCAGCAGTTCTTCGACGGCACTGCCTACCTGCTGATGATCAGCTCCTTCGGTGCGTCGGCCGTACTGCTGTTCGGGGCACCGCGAAGCCCGCTGGCGCAGCCCCGCAACCTGGTCGGCGGGCACCTGCTGTCGGCATTGATCGGTGTTGCCGCGTTCAAGCTACTGGGAGGCCAGATCTGGCTCGCCGAGGCGGGCGCGGTGGCGACCGCGATCGCGGCAATGCACCTGACGCGCACGCTGCACCCGCCGGGCGGGGCGACGGCCCTGCTCGCGGTGATGGGAGGCGAACAGGTCCACAGCCTCGGATTCCTGTTCGTACTGCTTCCGGTGGCCGCAGGCGCGCTGATCCTGCTCGCCGTGGCCGTGCTGTTCAACAATCTGCCCAAGACCCGGCGTTATCCCGAGGTCTGGCTGTAA
- a CDS encoding MFS transporter: protein MATPRYQQISVLTMNTLAFTVCFAVWTMFSIIGIPLKEDLGLSETEFGILVAMPILTGSLIRLPLGMLTDKFGARIVFTVLMAVTIVPIWMVSTLEQYWALLIAGLFVGMAGGSFAVGIAGTARWFERKNQGFAMGIFGAGNAGAAVTKFVAPTLVVAYGWTMVPQVYAVAMAVMVVLYWFFTFKEPVSHLVDKSVTVREQLAALKDPKVWKYCQYYSLVFGGYVGVSLWMTKYYISEYGIGIQVAALLAAIFVLPSGVIRALGGWLSDRFGAHNVTWWVMWTSLICLFYMAYPQTELAIRTVDGGTLTFSFGGDIYLFTLALFVMGIAWGFGKASVFKYISDEYPHNIGVISGIVGLIGGLGGFLLPIMFGALVDIFQFNQIVWWLLFGATGVSLIWMWWTERKPLIAAADAAGVRRHVSRG from the coding sequence GTGGCGACGCCCCGCTATCAGCAGATCTCCGTACTCACGATGAACACCCTGGCCTTCACGGTGTGCTTCGCCGTGTGGACCATGTTCTCGATCATCGGCATTCCGCTGAAGGAGGACCTCGGCCTTTCGGAAACCGAGTTCGGCATCCTGGTCGCGATGCCGATTCTGACCGGCTCGCTGATCCGCCTGCCGCTGGGCATGCTGACCGACAAGTTCGGCGCGCGCATCGTGTTCACGGTGCTGATGGCGGTCACCATTGTGCCGATCTGGATGGTTTCCACGCTGGAACAGTATTGGGCATTGCTGATCGCCGGGCTGTTCGTCGGCATGGCCGGAGGTTCGTTCGCAGTCGGCATCGCGGGCACCGCGCGCTGGTTCGAGAGGAAGAACCAGGGCTTTGCGATGGGCATCTTCGGTGCTGGCAACGCGGGTGCGGCGGTCACCAAGTTCGTCGCACCGACGCTGGTCGTGGCCTACGGCTGGACCATGGTGCCGCAGGTCTACGCGGTGGCAATGGCGGTGATGGTGGTTCTGTACTGGTTCTTCACCTTCAAGGAGCCGGTCAGCCATCTGGTCGACAAGTCGGTGACGGTCCGCGAGCAGCTCGCCGCACTGAAGGACCCGAAGGTGTGGAAATACTGCCAGTACTACTCGCTGGTGTTCGGCGGCTACGTCGGCGTGTCGCTGTGGATGACCAAGTACTACATCAGCGAGTACGGCATCGGCATACAGGTCGCTGCGCTGCTCGCCGCGATCTTCGTGCTGCCCTCGGGCGTGATCCGGGCGCTGGGCGGCTGGCTGTCCGACCGCTTCGGCGCCCACAACGTCACCTGGTGGGTGATGTGGACCAGCCTGATCTGCCTGTTCTACATGGCCTATCCGCAGACCGAGCTGGCGATCCGCACGGTCGACGGCGGGACGCTGACCTTCAGCTTCGGCGGCGACATCTACCTCTTCACCCTGGCCCTGTTCGTGATGGGCATTGCCTGGGGCTTCGGCAAGGCTTCGGTGTTCAAGTACATCTCCGATGAGTATCCGCACAACATCGGTGTGATCTCCGGGATCGTCGGCCTGATCGGCGGGCTCGGCGGATTCCTGCTGCCGATCATGTTCGGGGCTCTCGTGGACATCTTCCAGTTCAATCAGATCGTCTGGTGGCTGCTGTTCGGGGCCACCGGGGTATCGCTGATCTGGATGTGGTGGACCGAGCGCAAGCCGCTGATCGCGGCGGCCGATGCCGCTGGCGTGCGCCGCCACGTATCGCGCGGGTGA
- a CDS encoding histidine kinase, with protein MNRSLMLRLGFAFSLIAALALFGIVTSVIIAETLRGEATAINRAGALRMQTYMISTELLERRVESAEARKLRIVSALDRFEARYLGEALTRIVPRGTSEPARQVYDKVGHTWEHRIRPGVVAALDQPPDAEQLGPLRQEMDAFVVLIDDLVRHLEQKTESKVQLLRFTQGMSLFLTLVVIFITMYFVRTEVLQPLRALLRAAEAVRRRDFGWRIRHTGDDELGQLGATFNLMARDLSQTYEDLETRVREKTGALERSNRSLELMYRSLMHLHDASLADASYSRTLRELERFLGLGAGSVCVVEPDGRKGFRMATSDTAPGSGPVFCTLESCQNCLDDGRTRLNRPRSSADTGRVLSVPLRDGDRIHGLLRMQVPDGVNLEPWQIQLAEGVAQHLGTAIGRQHRADQLNRLALLEERATIARELHDSLAQALTYMKIQVSRLQGMLKTPGREFQMESTLRDLRKGLNSAYGELRELLTTFRIRMDEQGLNRVLEATVREFADRGELSIRLHNRVADGQIGVNEEIHVLQIVREALSNVIKHSGAHAATVGLDTLPDGRIRVMIEDDGRGMPEPAGKHGHYGLTIMRERARNLDGELEILPRSGGGTIVAVLFEPAALAAAHTEPLNENTTDEPIRLPKARSQS; from the coding sequence ATGAATCGATCCCTGATGCTGCGCCTCGGCTTCGCGTTCTCGCTGATCGCCGCGCTGGCGCTTTTCGGGATCGTCACCTCGGTGATCATCGCCGAGACCCTGCGCGGCGAGGCAACGGCGATCAACCGTGCCGGTGCGCTGCGCATGCAGACCTACATGATCAGCACCGAGCTGCTGGAACGGCGCGTGGAAAGCGCGGAGGCACGGAAGCTGAGGATCGTTTCCGCGCTGGACCGATTCGAAGCGCGGTACCTGGGCGAAGCGTTGACCCGCATCGTGCCCCGCGGAACGTCCGAGCCGGCCCGCCAGGTCTACGACAAGGTGGGACATACCTGGGAGCACCGCATCCGCCCGGGCGTCGTCGCAGCGTTGGACCAGCCGCCCGATGCCGAGCAGCTGGGCCCCCTGAGACAGGAGATGGACGCGTTCGTGGTGCTGATCGATGACCTCGTGCGCCACCTGGAGCAGAAGACCGAGTCGAAGGTGCAGTTGCTGCGCTTCACACAGGGGATGTCGCTGTTCCTGACGCTGGTCGTGATCTTCATCACGATGTACTTCGTGCGCACCGAAGTGCTGCAGCCGCTGCGCGCCCTGCTGCGCGCCGCCGAGGCAGTGCGCAGGCGTGATTTCGGCTGGCGCATCCGGCACACGGGAGACGACGAGCTCGGTCAGCTCGGTGCGACCTTCAACCTTATGGCCCGGGACCTATCGCAGACCTATGAGGACCTCGAGACACGGGTGCGCGAAAAGACCGGAGCGCTGGAACGCAGCAACCGCTCGCTGGAGCTGATGTACCGGTCGCTGATGCACCTGCACGATGCCAGTCTCGCGGACGCCAGTTATTCGCGCACGCTGCGGGAGCTCGAGCGGTTTCTCGGGCTGGGTGCGGGCAGCGTCTGCGTCGTCGAGCCCGACGGCCGCAAGGGCTTTCGCATGGCGACATCGGACACCGCGCCCGGGAGCGGTCCGGTGTTCTGTACCCTGGAGTCCTGCCAGAACTGCCTGGACGACGGGCGCACCCGGCTCAACCGGCCCCGTAGCTCGGCCGACACCGGGCGCGTGCTCAGCGTGCCGCTAAGGGACGGTGACCGGATCCACGGTCTGCTTCGGATGCAGGTACCGGACGGTGTGAACCTCGAGCCCTGGCAAATCCAGCTCGCCGAGGGCGTCGCGCAGCACCTCGGGACCGCGATCGGCCGGCAACACCGCGCGGATCAGCTGAACCGCCTGGCGCTGCTGGAGGAACGCGCGACCATCGCGCGTGAGCTGCACGACTCGCTCGCTCAGGCGCTGACGTATATGAAGATCCAAGTGAGCCGCCTGCAGGGAATGCTGAAGACCCCGGGGCGCGAGTTCCAGATGGAGTCTACGCTGCGCGACCTTCGCAAGGGGTTGAACAGTGCTTACGGCGAGCTGCGCGAACTGCTGACCACGTTCCGCATCCGCATGGACGAACAGGGCCTGAACCGGGTCCTCGAGGCAACGGTGCGCGAGTTCGCTGACCGCGGGGAACTGTCGATCCGGCTGCACAACCGAGTGGCGGATGGGCAGATCGGGGTGAACGAGGAAATCCACGTGCTGCAGATCGTGCGCGAAGCGCTTTCGAACGTGATCAAGCATTCCGGGGCGCACGCGGCGACCGTCGGCCTCGATACCCTGCCCGACGGCCGGATACGGGTGATGATCGAGGACGATGGCCGCGGCATGCCCGAGCCTGCCGGGAAACACGGCCATTACGGCCTCACGATCATGCGCGAGCGCGCACGAAACCTGGACGGAGAACTCGAGATCCTGCCGCGTTCCGGCGGAGGCACCATCGTAGCCGTGCTGTTCGAGCCGGCGGCACTTGCGGCGGCCCACACTGAACCCTTGAACGAGAACACGACGGATGAACCCATCAGACTCCCCAAAGCCCGGTCCCAATCCTGA
- a CDS encoding MFS transporter, with amino-acid sequence MAADIKEWDVEDKAFWESQGRRIANRNLWISIPNLLVAFAVWLMWGIITVQMINLGFPFSQAELFTLTAIAGLTGATLRIPASFMIRVAGGRNTIFLTSLLLILPALGAGFALQTQDTPLWVFQLLALLSGVGGGNFAASMSNISTFFPKSQQGLALGLNAGLGNFGVTTMQILIPAVMTIGLFGVIAGDPMILLKDSGTLIGRIPAGTETWIQNAGFIWAAILVPLVILAWFGMNNLRPITPEPGHPLAAFGKVLSLYLIGFVTAGVGLYLYLPAPTGLGILNMWVAMLLIIAATLFLMRVMPGQIGANSKRQFTIFKDKHTWSMTVLYILTFGSFIGYSMALPLSITVIFGFTSVEIDGVMQRVAHPDAPSALTYAWIGPFVGALIRPLGGWVSDKVGGSIVTQIIAGVMVVASAAVGYIMMLAYNSPNPEQYFFAFIALFIVIFAATGIGNGSTFRTIGVIYNREQAGPVLGWTSAVAAYGAFVAPLVIGEQIRGGTPEMAMYGFAVFYALCMVLNWWFYLRRNAYVKNP; translated from the coding sequence ATGGCCGCTGACATCAAAGAATGGGATGTAGAAGACAAGGCGTTCTGGGAATCGCAGGGGCGGCGCATTGCCAACCGCAACCTGTGGATCTCGATCCCGAACCTGCTGGTGGCATTCGCCGTCTGGCTCATGTGGGGCATCATCACGGTGCAGATGATCAACCTGGGGTTTCCGTTTTCCCAGGCCGAACTGTTCACCCTGACCGCGATCGCCGGTCTCACCGGCGCGACGCTGCGCATCCCCGCGTCGTTCATGATCCGCGTCGCCGGCGGGCGCAACACGATCTTCCTGACCTCGCTGCTGCTGATCCTACCCGCGCTCGGGGCCGGTTTCGCGCTGCAGACCCAGGACACGCCGCTCTGGGTGTTCCAGTTGCTCGCGCTGCTCTCCGGCGTCGGCGGCGGAAACTTCGCCGCCTCGATGAGCAACATCAGCACCTTTTTCCCGAAGAGCCAGCAGGGGCTGGCGCTGGGTCTGAACGCGGGTCTCGGCAATTTCGGCGTGACCACGATGCAGATCCTGATCCCGGCGGTGATGACTATCGGTCTGTTCGGCGTGATCGCCGGGGATCCGATGATCCTGCTGAAGGACAGCGGCACGCTGATCGGGCGGATTCCGGCCGGAACCGAGACCTGGATTCAGAACGCCGGTTTCATCTGGGCCGCGATTTTGGTGCCGCTGGTGATCCTGGCCTGGTTCGGCATGAACAACCTGCGGCCGATCACTCCCGAGCCCGGTCACCCCCTCGCCGCGTTCGGCAAGGTGCTGAGCCTGTACCTGATCGGTTTCGTGACCGCCGGCGTGGGGCTGTACCTGTACCTGCCCGCTCCGACCGGCCTCGGCATCCTGAACATGTGGGTCGCGATGCTGCTGATCATCGCCGCGACGCTGTTTCTGATGCGCGTCATGCCCGGACAGATCGGTGCCAACTCGAAGCGCCAGTTCACGATCTTCAAGGACAAGCACACCTGGTCGATGACCGTGCTGTACATCCTGACCTTCGGCTCGTTCATCGGCTACTCGATGGCATTGCCGCTGTCGATCACGGTGATCTTCGGTTTCACCAGCGTGGAGATCGATGGCGTGATGCAGCGGGTTGCGCACCCCGACGCGCCGTCGGCGCTGACCTACGCCTGGATCGGGCCGTTCGTCGGCGCGCTGATCCGCCCGCTCGGCGGCTGGGTCTCCGACAAGGTCGGTGGCTCGATCGTGACCCAGATCATCGCCGGGGTGATGGTGGTCGCCTCCGCCGCGGTCGGCTACATCATGATGCTCGCGTACAACTCGCCCAACCCGGAACAGTACTTCTTCGCCTTCATCGCGCTGTTCATCGTGATCTTCGCCGCGACCGGCATCGGCAACGGTTCGACGTTCCGCACCATCGGCGTGATCTACAACCGCGAGCAGGCCGGCCCGGTGCTCGGCTGGACCTCGGCGGTCGCCGCCTACGGCGCGTTCGTCGCTCCGCTGGTCATCGGTGAACAGATCCGGGGCGGCACGCCGGAGATGGCGATGTACGGCTTCGCGGTCTTCTACGCGCTGTGCATGGTGCTGAACTGGTGGTTCTACCTGCGCCGCAACGCGTACGTGAAGAACCCGTGA
- the narL gene encoding two-component system response regulator NarL, with the protein MNPSDSPKPGPNPDEPRTDARVVIIDDHPLFRKGARELLEPGTGFQVVAEASSGAEGLRRVNEIKPDLVLLDLNMVEMDGLETLRRLHQADPAVRIVMLTVSDREEDLVEALRAGASGYLLKDMEPEDLLDRLRQVLEGHLVLSEGLTEHLARAVRREHEPTPLERAGLTEREMEILNQIADGLSNKHIARNLDITEGTVKVHVKNLLRKLNLRSRVEAAVWMVEQQRPR; encoded by the coding sequence ATGAACCCATCAGACTCCCCAAAGCCCGGTCCCAATCCTGACGAGCCCAGAACAGACGCCCGGGTGGTGATCATCGACGATCACCCGTTGTTCCGGAAAGGCGCGCGTGAACTGCTGGAGCCAGGCACCGGCTTCCAGGTCGTCGCCGAGGCCAGCTCCGGCGCGGAGGGTCTGCGCCGGGTAAACGAGATCAAGCCGGACCTCGTCCTGCTCGATTTGAACATGGTCGAGATGGATGGGCTCGAAACGCTCCGGCGGCTGCACCAGGCCGACCCGGCTGTGCGTATCGTAATGCTGACCGTCTCCGACCGCGAGGAGGACCTGGTCGAGGCGTTGCGGGCTGGTGCGTCCGGCTACCTGTTGAAGGACATGGAGCCCGAGGACCTGCTCGACCGCCTGCGCCAGGTGCTCGAGGGTCACCTGGTGCTGAGCGAAGGGCTCACTGAGCATCTCGCGCGGGCCGTGCGCCGGGAGCACGAGCCCACGCCGCTGGAACGGGCCGGGCTGACCGAACGCGAGATGGAAATCCTGAACCAGATCGCCGACGGCCTGAGCAACAAGCACATCGCCCGCAACCTCGACATCACCGAGGGCACGGTGAAGGTGCATGTGAAAAACCTGCTGCGCAAGCTGAACCTGCGCTCGCGCGTCGAAGCCGCGGTATGGATGGTCGAGCAGCAGCGGCCACGCTGA
- a CDS encoding CBS domain-containing protein: MTHENYELPRQTPIGLSDEDIRAAMHEIPGYLDISMGDFRELYHHAFRHALERLAGYTTAGQMMVPATWTVSPHMLLDEVIHGMAERALKGLPVLDDRRRVVGVLTETDLLRHFGATTFTQFLHRFVADSDTLEHSLHETPVSAIMTRPAITVEVDARFSRIVEQFHRKHSNRLPVVDRNGVLMGVLSRKDFIHAFHLEGLV; the protein is encoded by the coding sequence ATGACGCACGAGAACTACGAGCTTCCCAGGCAGACACCGATCGGTCTCTCTGACGAGGACATCCGGGCGGCGATGCACGAGATTCCCGGCTACCTCGACATCAGCATGGGGGACTTCCGCGAGCTGTATCACCACGCGTTCCGGCATGCACTCGAGCGTCTGGCAGGTTACACCACGGCGGGGCAGATGATGGTGCCCGCGACCTGGACGGTCAGCCCCCACATGCTGCTGGACGAGGTCATTCACGGCATGGCGGAGCGGGCGCTGAAGGGGCTTCCGGTGCTTGATGACAGGCGCCGTGTCGTCGGGGTGCTGACCGAGACGGATCTGCTGCGTCATTTCGGCGCGACCACGTTCACGCAGTTTCTGCACCGGTTCGTGGCCGACTCCGACACGCTGGAGCACTCGCTGCACGAGACGCCGGTGTCCGCGATCATGACCCGTCCGGCGATCACTGTCGAGGTCGATGCGCGCTTCAGCCGGATCGTCGAGCAGTTTCACCGGAAACACTCCAACCGGCTTCCGGTGGTGGATCGGAATGGCGTGCTGATGGGCGTGCTTTCGAGGAAGGATTTCATCCACGCCTTCCACCTGGAGGGCCTGGTATGA
- a CDS encoding TusE/DsrC/DsvC family sulfur relay protein translates to MATETIERAYVTDEEGYLVDPESWTPEVAEQFAEQEGIALSDEHWAVIRFIREYYDEHQIAVDARFVIKFLDEEFGYGAKAHNHLFKLFPYGYVKQACRIAGMRRPRAWSTG, encoded by the coding sequence ATGGCAACCGAGACGATCGAAAGAGCCTACGTGACCGACGAAGAGGGTTACCTCGTCGATCCGGAGTCCTGGACGCCCGAAGTGGCGGAGCAGTTCGCCGAGCAGGAGGGCATCGCGCTCAGCGACGAGCACTGGGCGGTGATCCGCTTCATCCGCGAGTACTACGACGAGCACCAGATCGCGGTGGACGCGCGCTTCGTGATCAAGTTCCTCGACGAGGAATTCGGCTACGGCGCCAAGGCCCACAATCATCTGTTCAAATTGTTCCCCTACGGCTACGTGAAGCAGGCCTGCCGGATCGCCGGCATGCGCCGCCCGCGCGCCTGGAGCACCGGCTGA